In Amaranthus tricolor cultivar Red isolate AtriRed21 chromosome 5, ASM2621246v1, whole genome shotgun sequence, a genomic segment contains:
- the LOC130813429 gene encoding uncharacterized protein LOC130813429: MGRSLTHYGVQHLHMDPDVSIRRTCAVQDALDAPILASCMAARKMLSIEQKDGSGGIGETFFYALYAKVWLLNQIILPTTTFGIAASSMPTGRTAHSRFKIPTYCGQCLSCNVGKQSSLASLIQEASLIIWDEASMAHRENIEALNMLLRDLCLPNVPFGGKIVVLGGDFRQTMPVVPKKTQQEVIEYRLVCSPLWPLFTRLHLTEIKHPCTRGFTIFKANGEVHGTLDDLLERIYPQISNTCVKLEFFAERAILTPRNEDVDLINSKLIESFFGDAYCYKSFDTVIDDHCKYIRHNF; this comes from the exons ATGGGCAGATCTCTTACGCATTATGGCGTACAACATCTGCATATGGATCCAGATGTCTCAATACGTAGAACGTGCGCTGTACAAGATGCTTTAGATGCTCCAATACTTGCGTCATGCATGGCAGCAAGGAAAATGCTGTCCATTGAACAAAAAG ATGGTTCAGGTGGAATTGGAGAAACTTTCTTTTACGCCTTATATGCGAAAGTGTGGTTGCTTAACCAAATTATCTTACCAACTACGACTTTTGGTATTGCGGCGTCTAGTATGCCCACTGGTCGAACTGCGCATTCGAGGTTCAAGATACCAACTTATTGTGGACAATGCTTATCTTGCAATGTAGGCAAACAGTCAAGCCTTGCATCGCTTATACAAGaagcttcattgatcatttgggATGAGGCTTCTATGGCGCATAGAGAGAACATTGAGGCGCTCAATATGCTTTTACGAGATTTATGCTTGCCGAATGTTCCCTTTGGTGGTAAGATCGTCGTATTAGGTGGCGATTTCCGTCAAACTATGCCTGTTGTTCCTAAGAAAACACAGCAAGAAGTCATTGAATACAGATTAGTGTGCTCACCCTTGTGGCCTCTGTTTACTCGCTTACATTTAACTGAAATTAAACATCCGTGCACGCGAGGATTCACAATTTTCAAGG CGAATGGAGAGGTCCATGGTACACTAGATGATTTGCTTGAAAGGATATATCCTCAAATATCAAATACATGTGTGAAGCTGGAATTTTTTGCAGAAAGGGCTATATTGACACCAAGGAATGAAGATGTTGATTTGATTAATTCAAAACTCATTGAAAGCTTTTTCGGAGATGCTTATTGTTATAAAAGCTTTGACACAGTGATTGATGACCATTGCAAATATATCCGACATAATTTTTAA
- the LOC130813430 gene encoding uncharacterized protein LOC130813430, whose protein sequence is MSPHELVLKLNSPVILLRNLDPSSGLCNGTRLICRKFMPNLIQCEISTRFSKVEFVLLPRITLRAPDAADYPFQFQRMQFPIKLCFAITVIKSQGQTLQQVGEYIRQLCYSHSQLYVALSRARKSSTIWMLDENSQQECNKPPSINNVVSYDLLAKAGIL, encoded by the coding sequence ATGAGCCCACATGAATTGGTGTTAAAGCTAAATAGTCCTGTTATTTTATTGCGAAACCTTGATCCATCAAGTGGCTTATGTAATGGAACAAGACTAATATGTAGGAAATTCATGCCAAACCTTATTCAATGTGAAATTTCTACTAGGTTTTCAAAGGTTGAGTTTGTTTTATTACCTCGAATTACGCTTAGGGCACCAGATGCAGCAGACTATCCATTCCAATTCCAAAGAATGCAATTTCCAATTAAACTGTGTTTTGCCATTACAGTCATAAAATCACAGGGACAAACGCTACAACAAGTCGGAGAGTATATTCGCCAACTGTGCTATTCCCATAGCCAACTTTATGTTGCACTTTCAAGAGCAAGAAAATCAAGCACTATTTGGATGCTCGATGAAAATTCTCAACAAGAATGCAACAAGCCACCCTCCATTAATAATGTTGtttcctatgacttattagcaAAAGCTGGAATTTTATAA